In Thalassophryne amazonica chromosome 4, fThaAma1.1, whole genome shotgun sequence, a genomic segment contains:
- the LOC117508250 gene encoding uncharacterized protein LOC117508250 isoform X3, protein MAEDVIKGGQAQKDEGVFDFFKKKKGDGKDGKSDKGGKSDKGGKSDKGGKSDKSSEDGKKKKKTRGRRRRVVGVQIHPAVTLTEGQKEAHVDFFFFFFFFA, encoded by the exons ATGGCTGAAGATGTCATCAAAGGTGGACAGGCTCAAAAGGATGAGGGCGTATttgacttttttaaaaaaaagaag ggtgacGGCAAG GATGGCAAATCAGACAAG ggtggcAAATCAGACAAG ggtggcAAATCAGACAAG ggtggcAAATCAGACAAG AGCTCTGAGGatggaaagaagaaaaagaagacaaGGGGAAGAAGAAGGAGGGTGGTGGGAGTTCAAATTCATCCAGCAGTGACACT GACTGAAGGACAGAAAGAGGctcatgtggatttttttttttttttttttttttttgcataa
- the LOC117508250 gene encoding uncharacterized protein LOC117508250 isoform X2: protein MAEDVIKGGQAQKDEGVFDFFKKKKGDGKDGKSDKGGKSDKDGKSDKGGKSDKSSEDGKKKKKTRGRRRRVVGVQIHPAVTLTEGQKEAHVDFFFFFFFFA, encoded by the exons ATGGCTGAAGATGTCATCAAAGGTGGACAGGCTCAAAAGGATGAGGGCGTATttgacttttttaaaaaaaagaag ggtgacGGCAAG GATGGCAAATCAGACAAG ggtggcAAATCAGACAAG gaTGGCAAATCCGACAAG ggtggcAAATCAGACAAG AGCTCTGAGGatggaaagaagaaaaagaagacaaGGGGAAGAAGAAGGAGGGTGGTGGGAGTTCAAATTCATCCAGCAGTGACACT GACTGAAGGACAGAAAGAGGctcatgtggatttttttttttttttttttttttttgcataa
- the LOC117508250 gene encoding pre-mRNA-splicing factor CWC22 homolog isoform X1 produces MAEDVIKGGQAQKDEGVFDFFKKKKGDGKDGKSDKGGKSDKDGKSDKGGKSDKGGKSDKSSEDGKKKKKTRGRRRRVVGVQIHPAVTLTEGQKEAHVDFFFFFFFFA; encoded by the exons ATGGCTGAAGATGTCATCAAAGGTGGACAGGCTCAAAAGGATGAGGGCGTATttgacttttttaaaaaaaagaag ggtgacGGCAAG GATGGCAAATCAGACAAG ggtggcAAATCAGACAAG gaTGGCAAATCCGACAAG ggtggcAAATCAGACAAG ggtggcAAATCAGACAAG AGCTCTGAGGatggaaagaagaaaaagaagacaaGGGGAAGAAGAAGGAGGGTGGTGGGAGTTCAAATTCATCCAGCAGTGACACT GACTGAAGGACAGAAAGAGGctcatgtggatttttttttttttttttttttttttgcataa
- the LOC117508250 gene encoding uncharacterized protein LOC117508250 isoform X6 has protein sequence MAEDVIKGGQAQKDEGVFDFFKKKKGDGKDGKSDKDGKSDKGGKSDKSSEDGKKKKKTRGRRRRVVGVQIHPAVTLTEGQKEAHVDFFFFFFFFA, from the exons ATGGCTGAAGATGTCATCAAAGGTGGACAGGCTCAAAAGGATGAGGGCGTATttgacttttttaaaaaaaagaag ggtgacGGCAAG GATGGCAAATCAGACAAG gaTGGCAAATCCGACAAG ggtggcAAATCAGACAAG AGCTCTGAGGatggaaagaagaaaaagaagacaaGGGGAAGAAGAAGGAGGGTGGTGGGAGTTCAAATTCATCCAGCAGTGACACT GACTGAAGGACAGAAAGAGGctcatgtggatttttttttttttttttttttttttgcataa
- the LOC117508250 gene encoding uncharacterized protein LOC117508250 isoform X4, whose amino-acid sequence MAEDVIKGGQAQKDEGVFDFFKKKKGDGKDGKSDKDGKSDKGGKSDKGGKSDKSSEDGKKKKKTRGRRRRVVGVQIHPAVTLTEGQKEAHVDFFFFFFFFA is encoded by the exons ATGGCTGAAGATGTCATCAAAGGTGGACAGGCTCAAAAGGATGAGGGCGTATttgacttttttaaaaaaaagaag ggtgacGGCAAG GATGGCAAATCAGACAAG gaTGGCAAATCCGACAAG ggtggcAAATCAGACAAG ggtggcAAATCAGACAAG AGCTCTGAGGatggaaagaagaaaaagaagacaaGGGGAAGAAGAAGGAGGGTGGTGGGAGTTCAAATTCATCCAGCAGTGACACT GACTGAAGGACAGAAAGAGGctcatgtggatttttttttttttttttttttttttgcataa
- the LOC117508250 gene encoding uncharacterized protein LOC117508250 isoform X5, translated as MAEDVIKGGQAQKDEGVFDFFKKKKGDGKDGKSDKGGKSDKGGKSDKSSEDGKKKKKTRGRRRRVVGVQIHPAVTLTEGQKEAHVDFFFFFFFFA; from the exons ATGGCTGAAGATGTCATCAAAGGTGGACAGGCTCAAAAGGATGAGGGCGTATttgacttttttaaaaaaaagaag ggtgacGGCAAG GATGGCAAATCAGACAAG ggtggcAAATCAGACAAG ggtggcAAATCAGACAAG AGCTCTGAGGatggaaagaagaaaaagaagacaaGGGGAAGAAGAAGGAGGGTGGTGGGAGTTCAAATTCATCCAGCAGTGACACT GACTGAAGGACAGAAAGAGGctcatgtggatttttttttttttttttttttttttgcataa